A section of the Macadamia integrifolia cultivar HAES 741 chromosome 9, SCU_Mint_v3, whole genome shotgun sequence genome encodes:
- the LOC122090065 gene encoding protein TIC 22-like, chloroplastic — MQFPKFKQPEISSTAKQAKPSFQQTFNDIRNHCSGFIQHITNALSQQQQKQPNFPFFNPNSSSLKTHLELALENLGNQAKRAFENGISGFGSSSASSARNPVWARVYAQNETLSESVHRFDLAMSTEAIEERLSGVPVYALSNSAEEFVLVSGVRTGKSLGLFCFKKEDAEALLEQMKSMDPGMRRGSKVVAVALNKVFQLKVEGVAFRFIPDSSQIKNALKERQKAGFSEDGFSGVPVFQSRSLILKSQNKRYRPVFFRKEDLENSLLRASQQQKQLNPAFKQGDIQVAVLEEIIQGMKESSNSKWEDVVFIPPGFDISVDLPTRQKLGAMG, encoded by the exons ATGCAGTTTCCCAAGTTCAAGCAGCCAGAGATTTCATCTACTGCCAAGCAAGCGAAGCCCAGTTTTCAACAGACCTTCAATGACATTCGAAACCATTGCTCTGGTTTCATACAGCACATCACGAACGCTCTCAGCCAACAACAGCAAAAACAGCCCAATTTCCCTTTTTTCAATCCTAATTCATCTTCATTGAAAACCCATCTCGAGTTAGCCTTGGAAAATCTCGGAAACCAAGCGAAACGGGCTTTCGAAAATGGCATTTCTGGTTTTGGCTCATCTTCAGCGTCTTCCGCAAGAAACCCAGTTTGGGCTCGAGTTTATGCACAGAATGAGACCCTTTCTGAATCCGTTCATCGGTTCGACCTCGCCATGTCTACTGAAGCCATTGAAGAGCGTTTATCTGGTGTGCCCGTCTATGCCCTTAGCAACTCTGCTGAAGAATTCGTTCTGGTTTCAGGCGTTAGGACGGGGAAGTCCCTTGGTCTCTTTTGCTTCAAGAAGGAAGACGCTGAAGCACTTCTGGAGCAAATGAAGTCTATGGACCCTGGGATGCGCCGGGGCTCGAAAGTCGTTGCTGTTGCTCTCAACAAG GTTTTCCAGCTGAAGGTTGAAGGCGTTGCCTTTAGGTTTATACCTGATTCTTCTCAAATCAAGAATGCACTAAAG GAGAGGCAAAAGGCTGGATTTTCTGAGGATGGCTTTTCTGGGGTTCCAGTTTtccag TCACGAAGCCTTATCTTGAAAAGCCAAAACAAGAGGTATCGTCCAGTTTTCTTCAGAAAG GAGGATCTAGAGAATTCACTACTACGAGCTTCTCAGCAGCAAAAGCAATTAAACCCAGCCTTCAAACAAGGAGATATACAG GTTGCTGTTCTTGAGGAAATAATACAAGGAATGAAG GAGAGTTCTAATTCAAAGTGGGAGGATGTTGTTTTCATCCCACCTGGTTTTGACATTTCAGTTGATCTTCCGACTCGACAGAAGCTTGGTGCAATGGGGTAG
- the LOC122088455 gene encoding xyloglucan endotransglucosylase/hydrolase 2-like: protein MSISSSFRVLALLLFALVGSSLRVAFAGNFYQDFDLTWGGYRGKMLNGGQLLTLSLDKTSGSGFQSKQEYLLGRIDMQLKLVAGNSAGTVTAYYLSSQGPTHDEIDFEFLGNLSGNPYILHTNVFTQGKGNREQQFYLWFDPTRNFHTYSIVWNSQRIIFSVDNIPIRVFNNHEAIGIPFPRKQPMRIYSSLWNADDWATRGGLVKTDWTKAPFTAYYRNFNANACIWSSGTSHCGSRSSFSNEAWQTQGVDATDRRKLRWVQKYYMIYNYCTDLKRFPQGVPLECKRSRFL from the exons ATGTCAATTAGCTCTTCTTTTAGGGTATTAGCCCTTTTGTTGTTTGCTCTAGTGGGAAGCTCTTTAAGGGTTGCTTTTGCTGGTAATTTCTACCAAGATTTTGACCTCACATGGGGTGGATATCGAGGTAAGATGCTTAATGGAGGGCAACTTCTCACCTTGTCTTTGGACAAAACCTCTGGGTCTGGCTTCCAATCCAAGCAAGAGTATCTCTTGGGGAGAATTGATATGCAGCTCAAGCTTGTTGCAGGCAACTCAGCTGGCACTGTAACTGCATACTAT TTATCTTCTCAAGGGCCAACCCATGATGAGATTGATTTCGAGTTCTTGGGAAACCTTAGTGGAAACCCTTATATCCTACACACCAATGTATTCACCCAAGGGAAAGGGAACAGAGAGCAGCAGTTCTATCTCTGGTTCGACCCTACAAGGAACTTTCACACATACTCTATTGTCTGGAACTCACAAAGGATCAT CTTTTCAGTGGATAACATCCCTATCAGAGTATTCAACAACCATGAGGCAATTGGCATTCCATTCCCAAGGAAGCAGCCCATGAGGATCTACTCCAGCCTCTGGAATGCTGATGACTGGGCCACAAGAGGTGGGCTTGTGAAAACAGATTGGACCAAAGCACCTTTCACTGCATACTACAGGAACTTCAATGCCAATGCCTGTATCTGGTCTTCTGGAACTTCACACTGTGGTTCAAGGTCTTCTTTTTCTAATGAAGCATGGCAGACACAAGGGGTTGATGCCACTGACCGAAGGAAACTCAGGTGGGTACAGAAATATTACATGATTTACAACTATTGCACCGATTTGAAGCGATTCCCTCAAGGTGTTCCTCTTGAGTGTAAACGTTCAAGGTTCCTTTAG